The Phoenix dactylifera cultivar Barhee BC4 chromosome 17, palm_55x_up_171113_PBpolish2nd_filt_p, whole genome shotgun sequence genome contains a region encoding:
- the LOC120104335 gene encoding uncharacterized protein LOC120104335 produces the protein MPQVKPYNGTTDLLDHLESYRAFMTLQGSLEAVLYKAFPATLQGTARLWFSGLKPSTVSSFEQFGRQFATNFAASQRQWRTSDFLLDIKQKEGEFLKDYIDRFTAATWEVCELDQSIAMLAQARKYAKAEEAIASRRSATEQASKKQKRHREECGRPRIRSPHREKNLPHLRSPPRQRAQPQPRSPPRLRSPPRQQIPPERYENYTPLNTPRAKILMEIEGRNYL, from the coding sequence ATGCCTCAGGTAAAGCCCTACAACGGGACTACGGATCTtcttgaccacctggaaagctaccGAGCTTTCATGACATTGCAAGGGTCCTTGGAGGCCGTGCTATATAAGGCCTTCCCCGCAACACTCCAAGGgacagctcggctttggttctccgGGTTGAAGCCGAGCACTGTGTCCTCCTTCGAACAgttcggcaggcagttcgccaccaactttgccgccagccaaCGTCAGTGGCGTACGTCGGACTTCCTTCTCGACATTAAGCAAAAAGAGGGAGAGTTCCTTAAAGACTACAtcgaccgcttcaccgccgcaacCTGGGAGGTTTGCGAGCTCGATCAGTCGATAGCTATGTTGGCCCAAGCTCGGAAGTATGCGAAGGCTGAGGAGGCTATCGCCTCCAGGCGAAGTGCGACCGAACAGGCCTCGAAGAAGCAGAAAAGGCACCGCGAGGAGTGCGGCCGTCCGAGAATTCGGTCCCCCCATCGAGAGAAAAATCTACCGCATCTGAGGAGTCCACCTCGACAGCGGGCGCAGCCTCAACCGAGATCCCCGCCTCGACTGAGGTCTCCACCTCGGCAGCAGATCCCTCCGGaaaggtacgagaactacactcCACTCAACACACCCCGGGCGAAGATTCTTATGGAGATAGAAGGTCGAAACTATCTCTAA